The Tessaracoccus flavus genome includes the window CGTGCCCAGCCGTCGCGCCAACTCGTGCATCAGGGTGGTGGTGGCCAGCTTGGATTGGCCGTACTTCGCCAGGTCCGACGCCTTGAGGTCGACCGGCGGCAGTGCATCTCCCGGCAGCGGAGCGCCTCGGTCGCCGATGCTGCCGACGACCACGCACCGACCTGCCGACGCCAGAAGCAGCGGCAGCAGCGTCGCAACTAGGACGTAGTGGCCGAGGAAGTTGGTGCCCCAGAAGAGTTCGTGTCCGTCCGCCGTCGTCCGGGGGCGGATGCCCCGCTCGGCGGGCGGCCGGGTGTGGTTGGGAAGGCCGATGGCTCCCGCGTTGGCGACGAGGATGTCCAGGGCGGGCAGGCCGGCCAGTGTCTCGGCAGCGGCCCGGACCGACGCGAGGTCTGCGAGGTCAAGAGGCTGGTAGGACACCTGCGCGTCTGGCACCTGGCGGGCAATCGCGAGGCGGGCGGCCCGTGCCCGCTCCTCATTTCTTCCGGCGATGACGACGTGCGCTCCGAGCGCCGCGAGCCCCTCGGCCGTGAAGTAGCCGATCCCCGACGCTCCGCCGGTGACGACGGCAACCTTGCCGGTGAGGTCCAGAAGCGGATGGTCGTGCCCAACAGCGGGGCAGTTGGGTCTGGTCGGGCGGGGATGTACGCGCATGGCAGCTCCAGTGTCAGGACTCCCGCGCACAGGCTAACCCCGCCGCAGGGTCACCGTGCAGTGGAATACTGGACTCAGGCGTGCTCGTGTCGCCTCTTCCTCGCAGGCCGCCTGC containing:
- a CDS encoding SDR family NAD(P)-dependent oxidoreductase, with the protein product MRVHPRPTRPNCPAVGHDHPLLDLTGKVAVVTGGASGIGYFTAEGLAALGAHVVIAGRNEERARAARLAIARQVPDAQVSYQPLDLADLASVRAAAETLAGLPALDILVANAGAIGLPNHTRPPAERGIRPRTTADGHELFWGTNFLGHYVLVATLLPLLLASAGRCVVVGSIGDRGAPLPGDALPPVDLKASDLAKYGQSKLATTTLMHELARRLGTGGGAAALGAHPGTAVDFLSPPRDVAVNQPEAAGLLQWPTRLFTHGKHRGAAPVLTAAACPQARNGDYWGPKWLTKGPPTTVRPNPATRDEATARRLLEMASALTRVRIEL